One part of the Mycobacterium marinum genome encodes these proteins:
- a CDS encoding heavy metal translocating P-type ATPase yields the protein MAHRWISRVRWLIEPTLVVLTVGLLVIGGLAWLFGARVVADGCWIAATVVAVVPALTWVVLALRRGQVGVDIIAVLSLVGTLLVHEYLAGALIAVMLAGGRALDAAAQRRATRDLRLLLERAPRFARRRTGSDVSQIPLAEVVVNDILVVGPGEVVPVDGRTADVVAVLDESALTGEPLQVERGVGEPVRSGVVNAGGAFEIRASATADESTYAGIVRMAQQAGAENAPIVRLADRYAAWFLPMALVLAAASWLASGSAVRAVAVLVVATPCPLLLAAPVAIVSGLSRASRMGVVIRGGGALENLGHATTLMMDKTGTLTMGRPSVVDVVSAPGSGGTELLRQAASVDQLSPHVLAEAIVTEALDRGLQLSLPTDVVEEPGRGVSATIDGRRLTVGKLSADTATGPWARAAVNRARLDGAAIAWVCVDGDPQGAVLLRDPLRRQAPRTMRRLRQAGFTRLILLTGDRAEPTREVAAILGLDEVYADQSPADKFTAVRAETQRAVTVMVGDGVNDAPALAAATVGVAMGARGATASSEAADIVLTTDRLDRLADAMDIARWSRRIAVQSASVGMGLSLLAMAMAALGWLPPAAGALLQEGIDVAVILNALRALRGNPGTELLLATGTEQMLHRFAAEHDQLRDSIGLLRTAADRLAAGPDAGALDSIVAAQALLTERILPHEQAEETLLYPALADPLGSGEATATMSRTHAEIQRLSDRITTHLALAQSAGAIQHDQVDDLLACLYGLHALLRLHFLQEEENYFTLAQDDS from the coding sequence ATGGCCCACCGGTGGATATCGCGGGTGCGCTGGCTGATCGAACCCACCCTGGTGGTGCTCACCGTGGGCTTGTTGGTCATCGGTGGCCTCGCCTGGCTCTTCGGTGCGCGGGTGGTGGCCGACGGCTGCTGGATCGCGGCAACCGTGGTGGCCGTCGTGCCGGCGCTGACCTGGGTCGTTTTGGCGTTGCGCCGGGGTCAAGTCGGCGTGGACATCATCGCGGTCCTATCGCTGGTCGGCACCCTGCTGGTCCACGAATACCTGGCCGGTGCCTTGATTGCGGTGATGCTGGCGGGTGGGCGTGCGCTGGACGCGGCCGCGCAACGCCGTGCCACCCGGGACCTGAGGTTGTTGCTGGAGCGTGCGCCGCGGTTTGCGCGGCGACGCACCGGATCCGACGTCAGCCAGATCCCGCTGGCGGAGGTGGTCGTCAACGACATCCTGGTCGTGGGCCCGGGTGAAGTGGTCCCGGTGGACGGCCGGACCGCCGATGTGGTGGCGGTACTGGACGAGTCGGCCCTGACCGGGGAGCCGCTGCAGGTCGAACGTGGCGTCGGCGAACCGGTCCGCAGTGGTGTGGTCAATGCGGGCGGCGCCTTTGAGATTCGGGCTAGCGCGACGGCGGACGAGAGCACCTACGCGGGCATCGTGCGGATGGCGCAGCAGGCCGGCGCCGAGAATGCGCCGATCGTGCGGTTGGCCGACCGTTATGCGGCCTGGTTTCTGCCGATGGCGCTGGTGCTGGCCGCGGCGTCATGGCTCGCCAGCGGCTCCGCGGTGCGAGCCGTTGCCGTGCTGGTGGTTGCCACGCCATGCCCGCTGCTGCTGGCAGCACCGGTCGCGATCGTCTCCGGCCTGTCCCGCGCCTCGCGCATGGGCGTGGTGATTCGCGGTGGCGGCGCATTGGAAAACCTCGGTCATGCAACGACATTGATGATGGACAAGACCGGCACGTTGACGATGGGGCGCCCGTCGGTGGTCGACGTGGTGAGCGCACCCGGTAGCGGCGGGACCGAGCTGCTGCGCCAGGCCGCCTCGGTTGACCAGCTTTCCCCGCACGTCCTCGCCGAAGCCATCGTCACCGAGGCTCTCGATCGCGGTTTGCAGCTGTCACTGCCGACAGACGTCGTCGAGGAGCCGGGCCGCGGTGTCAGTGCCACCATCGACGGGCGGCGCCTGACGGTCGGCAAGCTATCGGCCGACACGGCGACCGGCCCCTGGGCGCGAGCCGCGGTCAACCGCGCCCGCCTCGACGGTGCGGCAATCGCGTGGGTCTGTGTGGACGGCGACCCCCAGGGCGCGGTGTTGCTGCGGGATCCGTTGCGCCGGCAGGCGCCACGAACCATGCGCCGGTTGCGCCAGGCCGGCTTCACCCGGCTGATCCTGCTCACCGGCGACCGAGCCGAGCCGACTCGGGAGGTGGCCGCCATTTTGGGCCTCGACGAGGTCTATGCCGACCAGAGCCCGGCCGACAAATTCACCGCGGTACGCGCCGAAACCCAACGGGCAGTGACCGTGATGGTCGGCGACGGTGTCAACGATGCTCCCGCACTGGCGGCGGCCACGGTTGGGGTGGCGATGGGAGCACGTGGGGCCACCGCGTCTTCGGAGGCCGCCGACATAGTGTTGACCACCGACCGCCTCGACCGGTTGGCCGACGCGATGGATATCGCCCGGTGGTCGCGGCGCATTGCGGTACAAAGCGCCAGCGTTGGCATGGGCCTGTCACTGCTGGCCATGGCGATGGCCGCACTGGGCTGGTTGCCGCCCGCGGCGGGTGCGCTGCTGCAAGAAGGCATCGACGTCGCGGTGATCCTCAACGCGCTGCGGGCATTACGTGGAAATCCGGGCACCGAGTTGCTGTTGGCCACCGGCACCGAGCAGATGTTGCATCGTTTCGCGGCTGAACACGACCAACTCCGCGACTCCATCGGGCTGTTGCGCACCGCCGCCGATCGCCTGGCCGCCGGTCCCGACGCTGGGGCTCTTGACTCGATCGTCGCCGCGCAAGCCTTGCTGACCGAGCGGATTCTGCCTCATGAGCAGGCAGAGGAAACCCTGCTTTATCCTGCGCTCGCCGACCCGCTGGGAAGTGGCGAAGCCACCGCGACCATGAGCCGGACGCACGCCGAGATTCAACGGCTGTCCGATCGCATCACCACCCATCTGGCGCTGGCGCAGTCGGCCGGGGCGATACAGCACGACCAGGTCGACGATCTGCTGGCCTGCCTGTATGGCCTGCACGCGCTGTTACGCCTGCACTTCCTGCAGGAAGAAGAGAACTACTTCACCCTCGCGCAGGACGATTCTTAG
- a CDS encoding helix-turn-helix domain-containing protein, translating to MTDTVDPASVSSQGSSPPTERVIAVLELLGHNSAKQFSLAEICRSLGISRATGHAILTTLAAREWVIRDPETFRYSWGPAIAGLDTPTTAQLHRGDLQELAAATGTQVMLARREDATLVVIDTVGECPRGPRISRGMRTPFVAPIGRDYVAWWSPDAQQDWLRAFGAPNPRFLQRMTLVLNQIQRRGFVVERLTRQYVRVYTALRALSADGEVDEITTQLARAYADLAIIDVLDEELTSGATHSVATISAPIRGPDGSATMTVMATVFANLDGAGIRKLGERLRRSAHAIEQRSARSSA from the coding sequence GTGACGGACACCGTAGACCCAGCCTCAGTTTCCAGTCAAGGCTCGTCCCCGCCCACCGAGCGGGTCATCGCGGTGCTGGAACTGCTCGGCCACAATTCGGCCAAGCAGTTCTCGCTGGCCGAAATCTGCCGCAGCCTCGGCATCAGCCGCGCCACCGGTCACGCCATCCTGACCACGCTGGCCGCGCGGGAGTGGGTGATCAGGGATCCCGAAACGTTTCGCTACAGCTGGGGGCCGGCCATCGCCGGATTGGACACGCCGACCACCGCGCAGTTGCACCGAGGCGATCTGCAAGAGCTGGCCGCCGCCACCGGCACCCAAGTGATGCTGGCCCGCCGGGAAGACGCCACGCTGGTTGTCATCGACACCGTCGGCGAGTGCCCGCGCGGACCGCGGATCTCGCGGGGTATGCGCACACCGTTCGTGGCTCCGATCGGACGAGACTATGTCGCCTGGTGGAGCCCGGATGCCCAGCAAGACTGGCTGCGGGCATTCGGGGCGCCAAACCCCCGGTTTCTGCAGCGAATGACATTAGTACTCAACCAGATTCAACGGCGCGGCTTCGTCGTCGAACGGCTCACCCGGCAGTACGTTCGGGTCTACACGGCGTTGCGCGCGCTCAGCGCCGACGGCGAGGTCGATGAGATCACCACCCAATTGGCCCGCGCCTATGCCGACCTGGCCATCATCGACGTCTTGGATGAGGAGCTGACCAGCGGCGCCACCCACAGTGTCGCCACGATCTCGGCGCCGATCCGCGGGCCCGACGGTTCGGCCACCATGACCGTGATGGCCACGGTATTTGCCAACCTCGACGGCGCCGGCATTCGCAAGCTCGGCGAAAGACTGCGCCGCAGCGCACACGCCATCGAGCAACGCAGCGCGCGCTCTAGCGCGTGA
- a CDS encoding crotonase/enoyl-CoA hydratase family protein, with product MNTALDITTNGPIRTWTINLPDVGNAITGRDFIAAFEAAVDDANIDTSVRAVILTGAGKIFSGGGNVKEMANRDGMFGLDALEQRQAYTDGIQRIPRALARLEVPLIGAINGAAIGAGCDLAMMCDIRIASQRASFAESFVALGIIPGDGGTWFLQRAIGYERAAEMTLTGDRIDAATALEWGMVSRVVPHDDLLPQAQELAERIVKNPAHALRMAKRLLQESRVGSLESTLGMAAAMQPLAHRDPEHQQRIAKWRTR from the coding sequence ATGAACACCGCCTTGGACATCACCACCAACGGACCGATCCGGACCTGGACGATCAACCTGCCCGATGTGGGCAACGCGATCACCGGAAGGGACTTCATCGCGGCATTCGAGGCCGCGGTCGACGACGCGAACATCGACACCAGCGTCCGCGCGGTCATTCTCACCGGGGCCGGCAAGATATTTTCGGGGGGCGGCAACGTCAAGGAAATGGCCAACCGCGACGGGATGTTCGGCTTGGACGCGCTCGAACAGCGGCAGGCTTACACCGACGGAATCCAGCGCATTCCGCGCGCACTGGCCCGTCTCGAAGTCCCGCTCATCGGTGCGATCAACGGCGCGGCCATCGGCGCGGGCTGCGACCTGGCGATGATGTGTGACATCCGGATCGCATCGCAGCGAGCCTCGTTCGCGGAGAGCTTCGTCGCGCTCGGCATCATCCCCGGCGACGGCGGAACCTGGTTTCTGCAGCGTGCGATCGGCTACGAGCGCGCCGCGGAGATGACGCTGACCGGCGACCGCATCGATGCCGCAACGGCTCTCGAATGGGGCATGGTCAGCCGGGTGGTGCCCCACGATGATCTGCTGCCGCAGGCACAGGAGCTGGCCGAGCGGATCGTCAAGAACCCCGCGCACGCGTTGCGCATGGCCAAGCGGCTGCTGCAAGAGTCCCGGGTCGGCTCGCTCGAGTCGACGCTGGGGATGGCCGCCGCCATGCAACCACTTGCCCATCGCGACCCCGAACACCAACAACGCATTGCGAAGTGGCGGACGCGCTGA
- a CDS encoding Acg family FMN-binding oxidoreductase produces the protein MNAHFPDAGTVRTVLTLASRAPSVHNTQPWRWQVGATTLHLYADTSLQLPNTDPEGRDLISSCGAALNHCVIALAAVGWHAKVARLPNPADPTHLAALEVSRHTPDQLNITLAAAIPRRRTDRRHYSFWPVPVSDVALMAARAARCGVSLRQVDATDKLNAIVAKSVWDHAADDEYLAELNAWSGRHASASGVPARNTPVSDPAAPLPSRLFAGSTLAMPADAAPADDNAVMLALGTRTDDRLAQLRAGEATSVVLLTATAMGLASCPVTEPLEIAETRASVRTDVFGNNDYPQMLLRVGWAPINADPLPSTPRRPLAEIVEWMSDREQCGTE, from the coding sequence ATGAATGCGCATTTCCCGGATGCCGGCACGGTCCGAACTGTTCTCACCCTCGCCTCGCGCGCGCCCTCGGTGCACAACACCCAGCCGTGGCGTTGGCAGGTTGGGGCAACGACGCTGCATTTGTACGCCGACACGAGCCTGCAGCTGCCCAACACCGACCCGGAGGGGCGAGACCTCATCTCGAGTTGCGGCGCCGCCTTGAATCACTGCGTCATTGCGCTGGCGGCGGTCGGCTGGCATGCCAAGGTGGCTCGTCTGCCGAACCCGGCCGATCCGACTCACCTTGCCGCGCTCGAGGTGTCCCGCCACACCCCCGACCAGCTGAACATCACCCTGGCCGCAGCGATACCGAGGCGCCGAACCGATCGGCGCCACTACAGCTTCTGGCCGGTTCCGGTAAGCGATGTTGCCCTGATGGCGGCGCGGGCCGCCCGCTGCGGGGTATCGCTGCGGCAAGTCGACGCCACGGACAAGTTGAACGCGATTGTGGCGAAGTCGGTCTGGGACCACGCCGCTGATGACGAGTATCTGGCCGAACTCAACGCCTGGAGCGGGCGGCACGCCTCGGCCTCCGGTGTTCCGGCTCGCAACACGCCCGTCTCCGATCCCGCGGCGCCGCTGCCCAGCCGGCTATTCGCCGGCTCAACGTTGGCAATGCCGGCCGATGCCGCGCCCGCCGATGACAATGCGGTGATGCTGGCGTTGGGAACTCGAACCGACGACCGGCTCGCCCAGCTCCGCGCCGGCGAGGCCACCAGCGTCGTGCTACTCACCGCGACAGCGATGGGTCTGGCCAGTTGCCCGGTCACCGAACCGCTCGAGATTGCCGAAACACGCGCGTCCGTCCGGACCGATGTGTTCGGCAACAATGACTATCCGCAGATGCTGCTTCGGGTGGGATGGGCCCCGATCAACGCCGATCCACTGCCGTCGACCCCGCGACGTCCACTCGCCGAGATCGTCGAGTGGATGTCTGACCGCGAACAATGCGGCACCGAATAG
- a CDS encoding 4Fe-4S dicluster domain-containing protein, whose product MSVTMNRPGTDSDAALLDMAGLRRLVEVLMERQYRVVGPTLRDNAIVLAELESADDLPRGWGVDVAPGHYRLRRRDDDAAFGHSAGPQSWKQFLHPPRQRMWAGTRDGDGPAESEPEAPRYAFLGVRGCDLAAIATLGGVLGRSDYPDSAFVGRRRQIFVVAVNCTEPGGVCFCASMGTGPGVGPGYDLALTERVGSDGVGYVVDVGSPQGADVLAALPHQSASSGDVASARADVEAAADRMGRQMPEVDLRDLLLRSRESPQWEEVASRCLTCGNCTMVCPTCFCTSTEDVSDLTGEHAERWRHWASCFEFDFTYVHGGGSVRQSGASRYRHWLTHKLATWHDQFGMSGCVGCGRCIAWCPTGIDITAEMNKMADDD is encoded by the coding sequence ATGAGTGTGACGATGAACAGACCCGGGACAGATTCCGACGCCGCGTTATTGGACATGGCCGGGCTGCGTCGCCTCGTCGAGGTGCTGATGGAGCGGCAATATCGCGTGGTCGGTCCGACCTTGCGTGACAACGCGATTGTGCTTGCCGAACTCGAGTCCGCAGACGACCTTCCGCGCGGCTGGGGTGTTGACGTGGCTCCGGGGCACTATCGGCTGCGTCGTCGCGATGACGACGCGGCCTTCGGGCACTCGGCGGGACCGCAATCCTGGAAGCAGTTCCTGCATCCGCCGCGTCAGCGGATGTGGGCCGGCACTCGAGACGGGGATGGCCCAGCCGAATCCGAGCCGGAGGCCCCGCGTTACGCATTCCTTGGCGTGCGCGGTTGTGATCTGGCGGCGATCGCGACGTTGGGCGGGGTGTTGGGCCGTTCCGACTACCCCGACAGCGCGTTTGTCGGTCGCCGGCGCCAGATCTTTGTGGTGGCGGTGAACTGCACCGAGCCCGGGGGAGTGTGCTTCTGCGCGTCGATGGGCACCGGTCCCGGCGTTGGACCCGGCTACGACCTGGCACTCACCGAGCGTGTTGGTTCCGACGGAGTCGGTTACGTCGTTGACGTCGGCAGTCCACAGGGCGCCGACGTGCTCGCCGCGCTGCCGCATCAGTCAGCCAGCAGCGGCGACGTGGCGTCGGCGCGCGCCGATGTCGAGGCCGCCGCCGACCGGATGGGACGGCAGATGCCCGAGGTCGATCTGCGCGACCTGCTGCTGCGCTCCCGGGAGTCGCCGCAGTGGGAGGAGGTGGCCAGTCGCTGCCTGACCTGTGGCAACTGCACGATGGTCTGCCCCACCTGCTTTTGCACCAGCACCGAAGACGTCAGCGATCTCACCGGCGAACACGCCGAACGCTGGCGGCATTGGGCGTCATGTTTCGAGTTCGACTTCACCTACGTCCACGGCGGCGGCAGCGTGCGCCAATCCGGCGCGTCACGCTACCGACATTGGCTGACCCACAAGTTGGCTACCTGGCACGACCAGTTCGGCATGTCGGGCTGTGTGGGCTGTGGGCGATGCATCGCCTGGTGTCCCACCGGCATCGACATCACCGCTGAGATGAACAAGATGGCCGACGATGACTGA
- a CDS encoding DUF2332 family protein: MRWIEDVCTVVWHSLFWGLLDASSQQKIDEIMESAARRGRNLARVALEPRRPSLPPQLQVTLYS; encoded by the coding sequence ATCCGGTGGATCGAGGATGTCTGCACAGTGGTATGGCATAGCTTGTTCTGGGGCCTACTCGACGCCAGTTCCCAACAGAAGATTGATGAAATCATGGAATCCGCTGCTAGACGCGGAAGAAACCTCGCCAGAGTAGCTCTCGAACCCCGCCGCCCATCCCTGCCGCCGCAGCTCCAGGTCACATTGTATTCCTGA
- a CDS encoding SDR family NAD(P)-dependent oxidoreductase yields the protein MTDMTKYGPWAVIAGGSEGVGAEFARQLAGGGLNLVLIARASGPLADTARRCRETGVHVRTIAVDLVDPEAVALICSETADLEVGLLIYNAGANTCREQFLDAELTELGRVIDLNVTRMLELVQHFGRPMRARRRGGIVLVGSTAATYGAMRQSAYAGAKAFSRLFAESLWLELREAGVDVLELVLGVTRTPAMQRAGLNFDAPGILVSDPADVAREGLDNLANGPVVIAGDNAAHVHRGSGADRAAIVLRAHRAMQALIGSPPPPPKGDRA from the coding sequence ATGACCGACATGACCAAATACGGTCCGTGGGCGGTGATCGCCGGCGGTTCGGAGGGGGTAGGCGCCGAGTTCGCCCGGCAGCTGGCTGGCGGCGGGCTGAATCTGGTGCTGATCGCGCGCGCATCCGGGCCGCTGGCCGATACGGCGCGACGCTGCCGGGAGACCGGCGTGCACGTGCGCACGATTGCCGTGGATCTCGTTGATCCCGAGGCGGTTGCGCTGATCTGCTCCGAGACGGCCGACCTCGAGGTCGGCTTGTTGATCTACAACGCGGGCGCCAACACCTGCCGGGAACAGTTCCTCGATGCCGAGCTAACCGAACTGGGTCGGGTGATCGACCTCAACGTGACGCGGATGCTCGAACTCGTGCAGCACTTCGGGCGGCCGATGCGGGCGCGCCGCCGCGGCGGCATCGTGCTGGTCGGTTCGACGGCGGCCACCTACGGAGCGATGCGGCAGTCGGCATACGCCGGTGCCAAGGCGTTCAGCCGGCTGTTCGCCGAAAGCCTCTGGCTAGAGCTGCGCGAAGCCGGGGTGGATGTGCTTGAACTCGTGCTGGGGGTGACCCGCACGCCGGCGATGCAGCGGGCCGGGCTGAACTTCGATGCGCCGGGAATCTTGGTTTCCGATCCGGCCGACGTAGCCCGTGAGGGTCTGGACAACCTGGCCAACGGTCCGGTTGTCATCGCCGGTGACAACGCCGCACACGTGCACCGCGGCAGCGGAGCGGACCGGGCGGCGATCGTCCTGCGCGCGCACCGGGCCATGCAGGCGCTCATCGGTTCGCCCCCGCCACCTCCCAAAGGAGATCGCGCATGA
- a CDS encoding FAD/NAD(P)-binding protein → MTDAAAGVAAPPSAMAPVPYRVRSRVVESPDSATLCLEPVSEALRRPEPGEFMMLYAFGVGEAAISISGDPSVTDGSITHTIRAVGAVSRALHDAAPGSIVGVRGPFGTTWGLDEAAGRDLVMVAGGVGLCPLRPAVLGALAQRSRYRRLTLIVGARSRADFVFAAQLEKWAQDPDIELHVTVDVPVQGWRGEVGLVTEPLRRLALDPEHTTAFLCGPEPMLRFGAEALLAKGVAAQDIRVSLERNMQCGVGWCGHCQLGPLLLCRDGPVVSYDIAGPLLRVKEL, encoded by the coding sequence ATGACTGACGCAGCGGCCGGAGTCGCAGCGCCGCCATCAGCGATGGCGCCAGTCCCGTATCGGGTGCGCAGTCGCGTTGTGGAGAGTCCGGATTCGGCGACGCTGTGCCTGGAGCCGGTCAGCGAGGCATTGCGGCGCCCGGAGCCGGGCGAATTCATGATGCTCTACGCGTTCGGGGTGGGCGAGGCGGCAATCTCGATCAGTGGCGATCCCAGCGTCACAGATGGGTCGATCACCCACACGATTCGTGCGGTCGGGGCGGTCAGCCGTGCCCTGCACGATGCCGCACCGGGCAGCATCGTGGGAGTGCGGGGTCCATTCGGCACGACCTGGGGGCTTGACGAGGCGGCCGGCCGTGATCTGGTCATGGTCGCCGGCGGTGTGGGGTTGTGCCCCTTGCGCCCAGCGGTCCTGGGCGCGCTGGCGCAGCGCTCTCGCTACCGCAGGCTGACGCTGATCGTGGGCGCCCGCTCCCGGGCGGATTTCGTGTTCGCGGCCCAGCTGGAAAAGTGGGCCCAGGACCCCGATATCGAACTGCACGTCACCGTCGACGTCCCGGTTCAGGGCTGGCGCGGTGAGGTCGGTCTGGTCACCGAGCCGCTGCGCCGACTTGCCCTGGACCCCGAACACACCACCGCATTCCTGTGCGGGCCCGAACCGATGTTGCGGTTCGGGGCCGAAGCTCTGCTGGCAAAAGGGGTAGCGGCCCAAGATATTCGGGTCTCATTGGAGCGCAACATGCAATGCGGTGTGGGGTGGTGCGGTCACTGCCAGCTGGGACCGCTGCTGCTGTGCCGGGACGGGCCCGTCGTCAGCTATGACATCGCCGGACCGCTGCTACGAGTGAAAGAGCTTTAG
- a CDS encoding adenylate/guanylate cyclase domain-containing protein, whose protein sequence is MSDNRVRYARNGDVHLAYRVFGQSGPTVIWVPGWMVSNVDTIDEPGSPYAPGIERASQQVRLVVWDRRGTGLSDPATHLLSLDERLEDLRAIVDSVGLDPAALWGTSEGGAVSILFAATYPDRVGLLSLFGTAARFSQDLPDFPWGFTPTEVQSQLCAIEDDWGRGALAELFYGQAAEVPGMRELFGRLQRSVSSPSMAKLWWQAFMATDVRAVLGSIRVPTLVLARPGDQLVPLESSAALAAAIPNAQFRLLPPGPHTPFDIIDDLAREVLDFFTGESGAPAGERVLKTVLFTDIVSSTEKLSTMGDTAWRHQLNGHDSVVDNLLLRYGGTRAKHTGDGVFALFDAPTKAARCALQLVPALAALNIAIRAGIHTGECERRGQEWSGMAVHMGARIGALADAGEVFASRTVRDLTAGSGLTFESLGPQQLKGLPEQIEIYRVSAA, encoded by the coding sequence ATGAGTGACAATCGCGTCCGGTACGCCCGCAATGGCGACGTGCACCTGGCGTACCGGGTGTTCGGGCAGTCCGGGCCGACGGTGATCTGGGTGCCGGGGTGGATGGTCAGCAACGTCGACACGATCGACGAACCAGGCAGTCCCTACGCGCCCGGCATCGAGCGCGCCTCCCAACAGGTCAGGCTGGTGGTGTGGGATAGACGTGGGACCGGCCTCTCGGACCCGGCGACGCATCTGCTCTCGCTGGACGAGCGCCTAGAAGATCTGCGTGCCATCGTCGATTCGGTGGGACTCGACCCAGCCGCACTCTGGGGTACCAGCGAGGGCGGCGCCGTGAGCATCTTGTTCGCCGCAACCTACCCGGACCGGGTGGGCTTGCTGAGCCTCTTCGGTACCGCCGCACGGTTTTCCCAAGATCTGCCGGACTTTCCCTGGGGATTCACCCCCACTGAGGTGCAGTCGCAGCTCTGCGCGATCGAAGATGACTGGGGCCGAGGGGCATTGGCGGAACTGTTCTACGGTCAAGCGGCCGAGGTGCCCGGAATGCGAGAGCTATTCGGCAGGCTGCAACGGTCGGTGTCAAGCCCTTCGATGGCGAAACTGTGGTGGCAGGCCTTCATGGCGACCGACGTCCGTGCCGTGCTGGGTTCGATCCGCGTTCCCACATTGGTCCTGGCGCGCCCCGGTGATCAACTCGTACCCCTGGAATCCTCGGCGGCACTGGCGGCGGCAATTCCCAACGCTCAGTTTCGCCTCCTGCCGCCCGGTCCCCACACTCCGTTCGACATCATCGACGATCTGGCCCGGGAGGTGCTCGACTTCTTCACCGGGGAGTCGGGTGCGCCGGCCGGCGAACGCGTGCTGAAGACCGTGCTGTTCACCGACATCGTGAGTTCCACCGAGAAGCTCAGCACCATGGGCGATACGGCATGGCGTCACCAGCTCAACGGCCATGACAGCGTGGTTGACAACCTACTGCTGCGCTACGGCGGCACCCGCGCCAAGCACACTGGCGACGGTGTTTTCGCGCTGTTTGATGCACCAACGAAGGCGGCTCGCTGCGCCCTGCAGCTGGTCCCGGCCCTTGCTGCCCTCAACATCGCGATCCGCGCCGGAATACATACGGGCGAGTGTGAGCGACGGGGCCAGGAGTGGAGCGGCATGGCGGTACACATGGGCGCCCGCATCGGCGCGCTGGCCGATGCCGGCGAAGTGTTCGCCAGCCGCACCGTGCGCGATCTGACCGCCGGCTCCGGCCTGACCTTCGAAAGCCTTGGCCCCCAGCAACTCAAGGGCCTCCCCGAACAGATCGAGATCTATCGGGTCAGTGCGGCCTGA
- a CDS encoding bleomycin resistance protein — protein sequence MDFTAIAPILTVRSLDAALARYRTLGFAARAYEGPDRYGFVDRGQVSIHLTEWADHDPLSTSASVYLYVGDADSVYTQWQAVENLGGHFHAPHDTPYGLREFAYVDPDGTLHRVGSPLSH from the coding sequence ATCGACTTCACTGCGATCGCGCCGATCTTGACCGTCCGGAGTCTAGATGCGGCGCTGGCCCGGTATCGCACGCTGGGCTTCGCCGCTCGAGCCTACGAAGGTCCCGACCGGTACGGATTCGTCGACCGAGGGCAGGTGTCGATCCATCTCACCGAGTGGGCCGACCATGACCCGCTGAGCACCTCTGCCAGTGTCTACCTCTATGTCGGTGATGCCGACTCGGTCTACACGCAGTGGCAAGCGGTGGAAAACCTCGGCGGCCACTTTCATGCCCCGCACGACACGCCCTACGGATTGCGGGAGTTCGCCTACGTCGATCCTGATGGCACCTTGCATCGGGTTGGCTCACCGCTGAGCCACTGA